The following are encoded in a window of Nitrospirota bacterium genomic DNA:
- a CDS encoding MotA/TolQ/ExbB proton channel family protein, which produces MFQTGLIGLVGSLGAVSKIVLLVLLGFSVISWAIIFFKWRAFRVADREDKRFLALLVKTRDLDDLYRQVGRIEGSPAAIVFEGLMERVGPGRVEEGNGIGSGPIDRQVIERTASHLGQHQISQLEAYLPFLATTGNITPFVGLLGTVMGIIDAFREIGTQGTASISAVAPGVAEALVATAAGLFTAIPAVIAYNYFLTRIRNTAFRLDSVSIEMMSSFSTSASKTKPVPVGVRG; this is translated from the coding sequence ATGTTTCAAACTGGTCTCATCGGGCTGGTAGGTTCGCTGGGCGCCGTGTCAAAAATCGTGCTCCTGGTCCTGCTCGGCTTTTCAGTCATCTCATGGGCCATAATTTTTTTCAAATGGCGGGCCTTTCGAGTGGCTGACCGCGAAGACAAGCGGTTTTTGGCGCTTCTCGTGAAAACACGAGATCTCGATGATCTCTATCGACAAGTTGGCCGAATCGAAGGAAGTCCCGCCGCAATTGTATTCGAAGGCCTTATGGAACGTGTGGGGCCTGGGCGAGTCGAGGAGGGAAATGGTATCGGTTCAGGACCAATTGATCGACAGGTCATAGAGCGGACCGCGTCCCATCTCGGCCAGCATCAGATCTCGCAGCTCGAGGCCTATCTTCCATTCCTTGCCACGACGGGGAACATTACGCCGTTTGTCGGATTGCTCGGGACTGTGATGGGGATTATCGATGCGTTTCGTGAAATCGGAACCCAAGGGACCGCGAGCATTTCTGCCGTCGCTCCCGGAGTTGCAGAGGCCTTGGTTGCGACGGCGGCCGGACTCTTCACGGCTATCCCGGCTGTGATTGCCTATAACTACTTCCTCACTCGGATTCGCAATACTGCATTCCGATTGGACTCGGTCTCCATCGAGATGATGTCATCCTTCTCGACCAGTGCATCGAAGACGAAACCAGTTCCAGTCGGAGTTCGAGGATGA
- a CDS encoding MBL fold metallo-hydrolase, which translates to MTPAVIRKTFSVPPLGCNCSIIGDPVTKQAIVVDPGGAHEQIVREVQKLGLTVTHILHTHAHFDHFLASGEMKKSTGATICLHQDDLGLWNNLELQCRKFGVTYSPVPLPDYWLKDEEKLSVGQVSVTALHTPGHTPGSMSFHVPGDNLVLAGDTLFRGSIGRTDLWGGDFDAIERSIRERLYTLEDATIVVTGHGPETEIGQEKETNQFFRA; encoded by the coding sequence ATGACGCCGGCTGTGATCCGAAAAACTTTTTCCGTCCCGCCCCTTGGTTGCAATTGCTCGATCATCGGAGATCCGGTGACAAAACAGGCGATCGTGGTCGATCCGGGTGGCGCCCATGAACAGATTGTGCGCGAGGTCCAGAAACTCGGATTGACGGTCACACATATCCTCCATACCCATGCCCACTTCGACCATTTCCTTGCTTCCGGAGAGATGAAGAAGTCGACAGGGGCAACGATCTGTCTGCATCAGGATGATCTTGGCCTGTGGAACAATCTTGAATTGCAATGCCGGAAGTTCGGCGTCACCTACAGTCCTGTTCCTTTGCCGGACTACTGGCTCAAGGATGAGGAGAAACTGTCGGTCGGTCAGGTTTCCGTCACCGCTCTCCATACGCCTGGCCACACCCCCGGGTCCATGAGTTTTCATGTCCCCGGCGATAATTTGGTCTTGGCCGGTGACACACTCTTTCGTGGCAGCATCGGACGTACCGATCTCTGGGGCGGCGATTTTGATGCTATTGAGCGATCCATCCGGGAACGGCTCTATACCTTGGAGGATGCCACGATCGTCGTGACAGGGCATGGCCCAGAGACCGAAATCGGACAGGAAAAGGAGACGAATCAGTTCTTCCGTGCCTGA
- a CDS encoding TonB family protein, whose translation MAFQASVQSGLWFDQDAHSRLAARLKRMLVLSLVIHVVILLVAVGLRFPRQSERPLTSVEVSLVSLPTPPKPVESVKPVESAKVSDPKPAPTVKALPPSVTPSPTPPIGEKRRDILQDLQLPPDAPKFGDLTPATKSAAQPQQVAKLPQQSTVSDELNRELEEELKKVKQFQPAAKLDIPKEVKPSEAPVKPMAQQDVKIPAVKAPETVLKISGTAGSNPYWARVQSIISSHWEPPPVDMTGQTYTMVVKFRLQRDGVIKDVVVQQSSGNTYFDLAGQRAVLRPRILPAFPAEMADSYKDVEMVFRVGESVG comes from the coding sequence ATGGCGTTCCAGGCGTCGGTCCAGTCAGGTCTCTGGTTTGATCAGGATGCTCATTCCAGGCTGGCTGCTCGGCTCAAGCGAATGCTGGTGCTTTCCCTTGTTATTCATGTGGTGATCTTGCTCGTGGCAGTGGGGCTCCGGTTTCCGCGACAGAGTGAACGGCCTTTGACGTCTGTGGAAGTGTCGTTGGTCAGTTTGCCAACGCCGCCAAAGCCGGTTGAGTCGGTGAAGCCGGTCGAATCAGCAAAGGTTTCGGATCCGAAGCCGGCACCTACAGTCAAGGCGCTGCCCCCAAGCGTGACGCCTTCTCCCACGCCTCCGATAGGCGAAAAAAGAAGGGATATACTGCAGGATCTTCAGCTTCCGCCAGATGCGCCGAAGTTTGGAGATTTGACCCCTGCAACAAAATCGGCGGCTCAACCCCAACAGGTGGCGAAACTTCCCCAGCAGTCCACAGTCAGCGACGAGCTGAATCGTGAATTGGAAGAGGAGCTGAAAAAGGTCAAACAGTTTCAGCCTGCAGCCAAGCTGGACATCCCAAAAGAGGTGAAACCGAGCGAGGCACCGGTCAAGCCGATGGCGCAGCAAGACGTAAAGATTCCAGCGGTCAAGGCTCCCGAGACGGTCCTGAAGATTTCCGGTACGGCAGGGTCGAATCCGTACTGGGCTCGTGTCCAGTCCATTATTAGTAGCCACTGGGAGCCTCCCCCGGTAGATATGACAGGCCAAACCTATACGATGGTTGTCAAGTTTCGGCTTCAACGGGATGGGGTGATCAAAGATGTGGTTGTTCAGCAGTCTTCCGGGAACACCTATTTTGATCTGGCGGGCCAGCGTGCTGTACTGCGACCGCGAATTCTGCCTGCATTTCCTGCTGAAATGGCAGACAGCTATAAAGATGTAGAGATGGTATTTCGAGTCGGAGAATCAGTCGGATGA
- a CDS encoding PEGA domain-containing protein produces MKNCRIWQGGLVLCALVGGLSGCGSWMHSDKQSVTIFTNPPEASVVIDDYLHLTAPGTVTLSRKGNHLAQVKKEGFQPTFFKIDRTWSWWVLGDIFGCLVIFSPICIMNDMDQGGYYTFDDKIYLTLDRLTGSEPAPSK; encoded by the coding sequence ATGAAAAATTGCAGGATATGGCAAGGCGGCCTCGTGTTATGTGCCCTGGTCGGAGGGCTTTCTGGCTGCGGAAGCTGGATGCATTCCGACAAGCAGTCTGTCACTATTTTTACCAACCCGCCTGAGGCATCGGTCGTTATCGACGACTACCTGCACCTCACAGCGCCTGGCACAGTCACGCTCAGTCGGAAAGGGAACCACCTCGCGCAAGTGAAGAAGGAGGGCTTTCAGCCTACTTTTTTCAAGATCGATCGCACCTGGTCCTGGTGGGTCCTCGGAGATATTTTCGGCTGCCTTGTGATCTTTTCACCAATCTGCATCATGAATGACATGGACCAGGGCGGCTACTACACCTTCGACGACAAGATCTATCTCACGCTCGATCGCCTCACCGGATCAGAACCAGCGCCATCCAAATAG
- a CDS encoding bifunctional nuclease family protein, protein MMACMRSVLSLCVLGWLALPVAQASESSPPISEQVTITDVQVRMSDHGPVVLLWAEGKAIPIFVDVTVARSIQSALNGEKLSRPLSHDLMHTILEAYGGKVLKTVITLRGSTFYGALTVAVQDQVKTFDSRSSDSIALAVHFKAPIIVGRDLLNSAGPLSGESKAEPL, encoded by the coding sequence ATGATGGCATGCATGCGGTCCGTCCTCTCTCTCTGTGTTCTCGGCTGGCTTGCGCTACCAGTCGCACAAGCCAGCGAATCCTCACCGCCAATCTCGGAGCAGGTCACGATCACCGATGTCCAGGTTCGCATGTCCGACCACGGTCCTGTGGTGCTCTTGTGGGCCGAAGGTAAGGCTATTCCCATTTTCGTCGACGTTACAGTCGCGAGGTCGATCCAAAGTGCGTTGAATGGCGAGAAGCTCTCCCGCCCCCTCTCCCACGATTTGATGCATACAATTTTGGAAGCATACGGCGGGAAAGTATTAAAGACCGTCATCACGCTCAGGGGAAGTACCTTTTACGGTGCCTTGACCGTTGCGGTGCAGGATCAAGTGAAGACGTTCGATAGCCGGTCGTCTGACTCCATCGCGCTGGCGGTTCATTTCAAGGCGCCGATCATTGTGGGACGGGATTTGCTGAACTCGGCTGGACCTCTATCGGGGGAATCGAAAGCAGAACCACTGTGA
- a CDS encoding penicillin-binding protein activator: MIHHIAQELMARPLLSVFSHRSYVRSACCCLLLVLVWNMSSLFTGLEFYDHALADTAPASPANNPTLNQAKRLIDADQAEEALTILRRFLATSPKPDLLDDTYLLLGAALHRAKQDGEALKFLRQLETEFPNSEVADRGKLMQARVHAAMGNLDLAMPILTGLRNLSKDDRTKREALQLSGSFYAQKKDAARAIQAWLDEVALGTDDQAEDVRARIRELANETSDKKALEQIKDTFPRSFPGDVASLRLIDLYINRGEEHQAIRQIQQFLVNFPTHPQADKTSDLLTTLQAKLKSNQFFIAAVLPLSGKLASFANEVLSGIQLAVEANRDKAGSASVGLIVKDFESDLGSFLDDFSELLNTDRPLAVIGPLLSKNLPAMAELAERAHIPLITPTATLPNVRRLGNYVFSTALTFQLQAKRIAAYAIKEQGFRRFCILHPDTAYGRELARLFALEVRQHEGEVIAIESYKEGETDMSAQLKRMKEEDIKRYGLSMPIDQTKLTGKLTKLDKKVLYTPGFDAIFIPGRAADAGIITAQLNFHDMKVPFLGANGWNSPDFARTADSSVDGAVFVDGFFSESPTPVVHDFVERYKKRFQVSPTLFAVQGYDAAKLVIDAAHSGASSGEAVQEQLLNQPDLSSLTGPAAFGQDGTLNRPLFLIQIKRGRFVQVN, translated from the coding sequence ATGATCCATCACATTGCCCAGGAGCTCATGGCCCGCCCGTTGCTGTCCGTTTTTTCACATCGCTCGTACGTACGTTCGGCATGCTGCTGTCTGTTGCTCGTGCTTGTCTGGAACATGTCCTCCCTCTTCACTGGGCTCGAATTCTATGACCATGCCCTTGCAGACACAGCCCCGGCAAGCCCGGCAAACAACCCCACACTGAACCAGGCAAAGCGCCTCATCGATGCAGATCAGGCTGAGGAAGCCCTCACCATACTCCGTCGTTTTCTAGCAACATCCCCGAAACCCGACCTGCTCGACGACACCTATCTCCTGCTCGGCGCAGCGCTGCACCGTGCGAAGCAAGATGGGGAGGCCTTGAAGTTCTTACGGCAGTTGGAAACCGAGTTTCCCAACTCAGAGGTGGCGGACCGGGGCAAATTGATGCAAGCCAGGGTTCACGCAGCAATGGGCAATCTCGACCTGGCCATGCCGATCTTAACGGGCCTGCGCAACCTGTCAAAAGATGATCGCACAAAACGCGAAGCTCTTCAGCTGAGCGGCAGCTTCTATGCTCAAAAAAAAGACGCGGCCCGTGCCATTCAGGCATGGCTCGATGAAGTCGCATTAGGAACCGATGACCAGGCTGAAGACGTGCGTGCCCGCATTCGAGAGCTGGCCAACGAGACGTCTGACAAGAAGGCTCTTGAGCAAATCAAAGATACCTTTCCACGCAGCTTTCCCGGCGATGTCGCATCCCTCCGGCTGATCGATCTCTACATCAACCGTGGGGAAGAACACCAGGCCATCCGGCAAATCCAGCAATTTCTCGTGAACTTCCCGACACACCCGCAGGCAGACAAAACCTCGGACCTCCTTACAACACTCCAAGCCAAACTCAAATCCAATCAGTTTTTCATTGCGGCGGTCCTGCCGCTTTCAGGGAAACTCGCCTCCTTTGCCAACGAGGTTCTGAGCGGCATCCAACTTGCGGTCGAAGCGAACAGAGACAAGGCGGGGAGCGCGTCGGTCGGCCTCATCGTCAAAGATTTCGAATCCGATCTCGGCTCGTTTTTGGACGACTTCTCCGAACTGCTGAACACCGATCGCCCCCTCGCTGTCATCGGCCCGCTTCTTTCGAAGAATCTTCCAGCCATGGCTGAACTCGCCGAGCGAGCCCACATTCCCCTGATCACACCGACAGCGACGCTACCCAACGTGAGGCGGCTCGGCAACTACGTATTCAGTACGGCCCTCACCTTTCAACTACAAGCCAAACGCATTGCAGCCTATGCCATCAAGGAACAAGGATTCCGCCGATTCTGCATTCTGCATCCCGACACGGCCTACGGCCGTGAATTGGCCCGTCTCTTTGCCCTGGAAGTACGGCAACACGAGGGAGAAGTGATCGCGATCGAATCGTACAAAGAAGGCGAAACCGACATGAGCGCACAGCTCAAACGCATGAAGGAAGAGGATATCAAGCGATATGGTTTGTCTATGCCGATCGATCAGACCAAATTGACCGGGAAGCTGACAAAGCTGGACAAGAAGGTTCTCTATACGCCGGGCTTCGACGCGATCTTTATTCCAGGCCGCGCAGCCGACGCCGGCATCATCACAGCTCAGCTCAATTTCCACGACATGAAGGTTCCATTCCTAGGCGCGAACGGATGGAACTCGCCCGACTTTGCCCGCACGGCCGATTCGTCGGTCGACGGCGCCGTATTCGTCGATGGATTTTTTTCGGAAAGCCCCACCCCTGTCGTACATGATTTTGTCGAGCGGTACAAGAAACGGTTCCAGGTCAGCCCGACACTCTTTGCGGTGCAGGGCTATGATGCCGCGAAGTTGGTGATTGATGCAGCTCACTCAGGCGCTTCCTCTGGCGAAGCGGTCCAAGAACAGCTTTTGAACCAGCCGGATCTCTCCTCCCTCACCGGGCCGGCTGCATTTGGACAGGACGGGACATTGAATCGGCCGCTCTTCCTGATTCAAATCAAACGCGGTCGATTCGTTCAGGTGAATTAA
- the xerD gene encoding site-specific tyrosine recombinase XerD produces the protein MDPLAERYLSYLRVEGGLSVNTVEAYRRDLSKFHSYLQRKGIVPLEPLLPETFTGFLRSLQEARLSRASSVRCLSAIRGWLRFLIRERMIRESPVIGLAPVSRGVRLPKTLSQQDIIALLDLGALPTPEDLRDRAMVEVLYATGLRVSELIMAEVAQVNLDVGYLRVTGKGAKQRLVPIGEAARQLLQQYADEARPQLLKKRASRYVFVSRRGRPLTRQAFWKLLRSRARRAGITQVISPHMIRHSFATHLLEGGADLRSVQAMLGHANIATTQIYTHIERGRLKGVHDRYFPRTNRRRE, from the coding sequence CTGGACCCGCTGGCCGAGCGATATCTCAGCTATCTCCGTGTCGAGGGAGGGCTCTCCGTCAACACGGTCGAAGCCTACCGCCGTGACCTGAGTAAATTCCACTCGTACTTGCAGCGAAAAGGCATTGTGCCGCTCGAGCCTCTCCTGCCAGAGACATTCACGGGATTTCTTCGTTCCTTGCAAGAGGCGCGGTTATCGCGCGCGTCCTCTGTGCGCTGTCTCTCCGCTATTCGCGGTTGGCTCAGGTTTCTGATTCGGGAACGGATGATTCGGGAGAGTCCTGTCATCGGTCTGGCTCCAGTGTCGCGGGGTGTTCGGTTGCCCAAAACGCTGTCGCAACAAGACATCATCGCATTGTTAGACCTGGGGGCGCTTCCAACCCCGGAAGACTTGCGCGACCGTGCGATGGTGGAGGTACTCTATGCGACGGGGCTTCGCGTATCAGAATTGATCATGGCCGAAGTCGCGCAGGTGAATCTTGATGTCGGATATCTTCGGGTCACAGGCAAGGGCGCAAAACAGCGTCTCGTGCCAATTGGCGAGGCGGCTCGACAGCTCCTGCAGCAGTATGCGGACGAGGCGCGGCCGCAGCTTCTCAAGAAGCGGGCATCGCGATATGTGTTTGTGTCGAGACGGGGCAGGCCCTTGACGCGGCAAGCTTTTTGGAAGTTGCTGCGGTCTCGCGCACGGCGAGCGGGGATCACACAGGTCATTTCGCCTCACATGATTCGGCATTCATTTGCGACGCATCTGCTCGAAGGTGGCGCCGATCTTCGATCAGTACAGGCTATGCTGGGCCACGCCAATATCGCCACGACGCAAATCTATACGCACATTGAACGGGGACGTCTGAAGGGGGTGCATGACAGGTATTTCCCTCGTACAAACCGGCGTCGCGAGTAA
- the trpS gene encoding tryptophan--tRNA ligase, translated as MTTPRKRVLSGMQPSGLLHLGNYLGALENWKGLQNEFECFFFVADWHALSTNYADTSRIREFARELLIDWLAAGIDPAKATVFVQSRVPEHAILHLLLSMIIPVAWLERNPTYKEKQEQLKERDLGTYGFLGYPVLQAADILIYKPDFVPVGKDQLPHLELTRELARRFNSLYKPVFPEPMEQLTKFPKVLGTDGRKMSKSYSNTINLSDLEPIVRQKLKTMVTDPARVRRHDPGNPDLCPVYDFHKIFSLPMIQEQINTECRTAAIGCIDCKKLVADRVVERMTPMWDARARLSKDPAHLNDIVAEGSRRAGEVAKATLHDVNEAMNI; from the coding sequence ATGACCACACCCAGGAAACGAGTCCTCAGCGGCATGCAGCCGAGTGGGCTGCTGCATCTCGGCAATTATCTTGGCGCCTTGGAGAATTGGAAAGGGCTTCAGAATGAGTTCGAGTGCTTCTTCTTTGTCGCAGACTGGCATGCGCTCTCGACAAACTACGCCGATACCAGCCGCATCCGGGAGTTCGCCCGCGAGTTATTGATCGACTGGCTGGCCGCAGGCATCGATCCTGCGAAAGCCACGGTGTTCGTACAGTCGCGTGTCCCGGAGCATGCCATCCTGCATCTTCTGCTCTCCATGATAATTCCTGTCGCCTGGCTGGAGCGGAATCCGACCTATAAGGAAAAACAGGAACAGCTGAAGGAACGCGATCTGGGTACGTACGGATTTCTCGGCTATCCGGTCTTGCAAGCCGCAGATATTCTTATCTACAAACCTGATTTCGTGCCAGTAGGAAAGGATCAGCTGCCGCACCTGGAGCTCACCAGGGAGCTGGCCCGCCGATTTAACAGCCTGTACAAACCGGTCTTCCCGGAGCCGATGGAGCAGCTCACCAAGTTCCCGAAAGTGCTCGGCACGGATGGCAGGAAGATGAGCAAGAGTTACAGCAACACGATCAACCTGTCAGACCTCGAACCGATCGTACGCCAAAAACTCAAGACGATGGTCACAGATCCAGCCCGCGTCCGACGTCACGACCCTGGAAACCCGGACCTCTGCCCCGTGTACGATTTTCACAAAATCTTTTCATTGCCGATGATTCAGGAGCAGATTAATACCGAATGCCGGACAGCTGCCATCGGCTGTATCGATTGTAAGAAACTCGTCGCGGATCGAGTTGTGGAACGAATGACGCCAATGTGGGATGCGCGCGCGCGCCTGAGCAAAGACCCAGCCCATCTGAACGACATCGTGGCAGAAGGCAGCCGCCGGGCAGGCGAGGTCGCCAAAGCGACGCTGCACGATGTAAATGAGGCAATGAATATCTAG
- a CDS encoding AAA family ATPase: MALSTSVHDLRTLIRSYHPLIIIETVEEDRVLALLQSVVAQERMPLFEWSVTRGLTRSDDTPTLSKITASPLAVLQHLQGLTVEAVFWLKDLAPHLQDPAVARQLREVATVHGHSRATCVLTGHPIALPLDIEQMAVRFDLRLPDRDELQSMLQNVLQSLAPRTSPRRPRSTTVVQSLLSSINESKAADPYPSANERDAILRALQGMTLHQGRQVITQCLVEDGTLSADDVQKILTRKVQAIKDGGLLEYYPLEDNRFELGGFVNLKSWLARAKVGFTAEAKALNLTPPRGIMLVGVPGCGKSLAAKAIAREWQVPLLKLDAGRLFDKYVGETEKNFRKAIETAESLSPIVLWIDEIEKAMAAGGGNGEADAGLSRRLFGAFLTWLQEKKQEVFVVATANNLSLLPPELLRKGRFDEIFFVDLPDDRERESIWTIHLSLRKQDVKQFDLLKIVSASDGFSGSEIEQAVVAGLYRALHQKTPLTTDLLIEELTNTVPLSVTRSEDIDQLRETAQGRFVNVR; this comes from the coding sequence ATGGCCCTGTCAACCAGCGTACATGACCTCCGCACCCTCATTCGCTCTTACCACCCGCTCATCATCATCGAGACGGTGGAAGAGGACCGAGTCCTGGCGTTGCTGCAATCGGTGGTCGCACAGGAGCGCATGCCGTTATTCGAATGGTCCGTCACCAGGGGGCTGACCCGAAGCGATGACACACCGACGTTGAGCAAAATCACGGCCTCTCCTCTGGCTGTCCTCCAACATCTGCAGGGTCTGACCGTCGAAGCGGTCTTCTGGCTCAAAGATCTCGCGCCACACCTACAAGATCCAGCCGTCGCCCGTCAGCTTCGAGAAGTCGCGACAGTCCACGGGCACTCGCGTGCCACCTGCGTGCTGACCGGCCATCCCATTGCCCTGCCGCTCGATATCGAACAGATGGCTGTCCGTTTCGACCTGCGACTGCCGGATCGTGATGAACTCCAATCCATGCTCCAGAACGTCCTGCAATCGCTCGCTCCCAGAACCTCGCCCCGTCGTCCACGCTCGACCACCGTCGTGCAAAGCCTCCTCAGTTCCATCAACGAGTCCAAAGCGGCGGACCCGTACCCTTCGGCCAACGAGCGTGACGCCATCCTCCGCGCCTTGCAGGGGATGACCCTCCATCAGGGCCGGCAGGTTATTACGCAATGTCTCGTCGAGGACGGCACACTCTCCGCCGATGATGTGCAAAAGATTCTGACGCGCAAGGTGCAGGCCATTAAAGACGGCGGTCTGCTCGAATACTATCCACTTGAGGACAACCGGTTCGAGCTGGGCGGATTCGTCAATCTGAAGTCCTGGTTGGCACGGGCGAAAGTCGGGTTTACCGCAGAGGCCAAGGCGCTCAATCTCACGCCTCCCAGAGGCATCATGCTCGTGGGCGTGCCGGGCTGCGGGAAATCGCTGGCAGCGAAGGCCATTGCGCGGGAATGGCAGGTTCCGCTCCTCAAACTTGATGCAGGCAGATTATTCGATAAGTATGTCGGGGAGACGGAAAAGAATTTCCGCAAGGCGATCGAGACGGCTGAGTCGTTGTCTCCAATTGTTCTCTGGATCGATGAGATCGAAAAAGCGATGGCCGCAGGGGGCGGGAACGGCGAGGCAGATGCAGGGTTGAGCCGCCGGCTGTTCGGCGCATTTCTCACGTGGCTTCAGGAGAAGAAACAAGAAGTCTTCGTCGTGGCGACCGCCAATAATCTTTCCTTGCTCCCTCCCGAACTCCTTCGCAAAGGGCGATTCGATGAAATATTCTTTGTAGATCTGCCGGACGACAGGGAACGGGAATCCATCTGGACCATTCACCTGAGTCTTCGGAAGCAGGACGTGAAACAGTTCGATCTACTCAAAATCGTCAGTGCGAGCGACGGGTTCAGCGGATCAGAAATCGAACAGGCTGTGGTCGCAGGCCTCTATCGCGCGCTCCATCAAAAAACACCGCTCACAACTGACCTATTGATTGAAGAATTGACCAACACTGTACCTCTCTCCGTTACCCGGAGTGAAGACATCGATCAGCTCCGGGAGACGGCCCAAGGCCGGTTTGTCAACGTACGGTGA
- a CDS encoding biopolymer transporter ExbD yields the protein MTLESRHRRFLAEINVIPLVDVVLVLLVIFMVTAPLLYRGMDIKLPVSATNTIKQEMRSVLTIEQDQRLYLDKDPVGVAQLEQKLKLLKRDHPDVSLYLRADRDVPYGVVVQVMDGVKKAGIEKIGMVTEPVGPERVGTPHIPPLPGPKN from the coding sequence ATGACCTTAGAGTCTCGTCACCGCCGATTTCTGGCAGAGATCAACGTCATTCCCCTCGTCGATGTCGTCCTTGTCCTCCTGGTGATTTTTATGGTCACTGCGCCGCTGCTCTATCGAGGGATGGATATCAAGTTACCGGTTTCTGCCACGAATACGATCAAACAGGAAATGCGTTCGGTGCTCACGATCGAACAGGATCAACGGTTGTATCTCGATAAAGATCCGGTGGGAGTGGCTCAGTTGGAACAGAAATTGAAGCTCCTGAAACGGGACCACCCAGATGTATCCCTCTATCTCAGGGCAGATCGCGATGTGCCGTACGGCGTCGTGGTGCAAGTCATGGATGGTGTGAAAAAAGCCGGGATCGAGAAAATCGGGATGGTGACCGAGCCGGTTGGACCGGAGCGTGTGGGGACGCCACACATTCCGCCTCTCCCGGGGCCAAAAAATTGA
- a CDS encoding site-2 protease family protein translates to MNSLPQILHTISYMGLPLLFAMVLHEYAHGWVAYRCGDSTAKLQGRLTMNPLAHIDPFGTVILPLICLLIPGGFFLGWAKPVPIDPRAMRQPRRDMALVAAAGPAMNLALAIGSALLFALLLSIDPAVGNYWSKSENTDPQDTWHQMFLLPIAVMSVYSVLINVLLMLFNLLPLPPLDGGRILTSLLPRNAAMALMRVEPYGMFILMGLIILDPQIHLIHTITSTLTHSLSNSILSTAVGLGAGNPP, encoded by the coding sequence ATGAATTCCTTACCCCAAATCCTCCACACGATTTCCTACATGGGCCTGCCACTTCTCTTCGCAATGGTCTTGCACGAATATGCCCATGGTTGGGTTGCCTATCGGTGCGGCGATTCGACGGCCAAGCTCCAAGGTCGGCTCACCATGAACCCGCTGGCGCACATCGATCCATTCGGAACCGTCATCTTGCCGCTGATTTGCCTGTTGATACCGGGGGGATTCTTCTTGGGCTGGGCGAAGCCGGTCCCGATCGACCCACGCGCCATGCGCCAACCACGTCGAGACATGGCGCTCGTTGCAGCGGCAGGGCCGGCCATGAATCTCGCACTGGCCATCGGCAGCGCCCTCCTCTTCGCGCTCCTGCTGTCGATTGACCCAGCAGTCGGCAACTACTGGTCCAAGTCGGAAAATACCGACCCACAGGACACCTGGCACCAGATGTTCCTCTTGCCGATTGCGGTGATGTCAGTCTACTCCGTCTTGATTAACGTGCTCTTGATGCTGTTCAATCTGCTGCCGCTTCCTCCATTGGACGGCGGGAGAATTCTGACAAGCCTTCTTCCAAGGAACGCGGCAATGGCACTCATGCGCGTGGAACCCTATGGCATGTTCATCCTGATGGGACTCATCATACTCGACCCACAGATTCATCTGATCCATACCATTACAAGCACCTTGACCCACAGCCTCTCCAATTCGATTCTCTCCACCGCAGTCGGTCTCGGAGCAGGAAACCCACCATGA